In a single window of the Zea mays cultivar B73 chromosome 5, Zm-B73-REFERENCE-NAM-5.0, whole genome shotgun sequence genome:
- the LOC100275467 gene encoding uncharacterized protein isoform X2, with protein MWGKEQEEGRIRNLMQQIGEERRKLSYFEGNVVWLEVQKHTDLIGLGSCRSRTRLHSPQVELPGCSALVRPSIPPPVLALTDAGKCNQIKEVAVYTSILIYLLAGTATSWFPTFKGQYSTTFELNNFLCNLTCSGVLFFKKGQVMRCSPPIWVTNVTSLLLKIMSVHAVSTSKDVLIS; from the exons ATGTGGGGGAAAGAACAGGAGGAAGGCCGGATCCGGAATCTCATGCAGCAGATCGGGGAAGAAAGGAGGAAGCTTTCTTACTTTGAGGGGAATGTTGTCTGGCTCGAGGTGCAGAAACATACAGATCTCATCGGTCTAGGTTCTTGTCGATCTCGGACCAGGCTTCATTCCCCTCAAGTGGAGCTCCCGGGCTGTTCCGCGCTCGTACGTCCGTCGATTCCCCCTCCTGTTCTTGCC CTGACTGATGCAGGTAAATGCAACCAAATAAAGGAGGTAGCAGTATATACTTCTATTTTAATATACTTGTTGGCAGGGACAGCCACCAGCTGGTttcctacttttaaaggtcagtaTAGTACTACGTTTGAGTTGAACAATTTCCTGTGCAACCTAACATGCAGTGGTGTCCTTTTTTTTAAGAAGGGACAGGTAATGCGCTGCAGCCCCCCTATATGGGTCACTAATGTCACAAGTTTACTGTTGAAGATTATGTCCGTGCATGCAGTAAGTACAAGCAAG GATGTGTTGATATCCTGA
- the LOC100275467 gene encoding uncharacterized protein isoform X1, with protein sequence MWGKEQEEGRIRNLMQQIGEERRKLSYFEGNVVWLEVQKHTDLIGLGSCRSRTRLHSPQVELPGCSALVRPSIPPPVLALTDAGKCNQIKEVAVYTSILIYLLAGTATSWFPTFKGQYSTTFELNNFLCNLTCSGVLFFKKGQVMRCSPPIWVTNVTSLLLKIMSVHAVSTSKGPGTNCNR encoded by the exons ATGTGGGGGAAAGAACAGGAGGAAGGCCGGATCCGGAATCTCATGCAGCAGATCGGGGAAGAAAGGAGGAAGCTTTCTTACTTTGAGGGGAATGTTGTCTGGCTCGAGGTGCAGAAACATACAGATCTCATCGGTCTAGGTTCTTGTCGATCTCGGACCAGGCTTCATTCCCCTCAAGTGGAGCTCCCGGGCTGTTCCGCGCTCGTACGTCCGTCGATTCCCCCTCCTGTTCTTGCC CTGACTGATGCAGGTAAATGCAACCAAATAAAGGAGGTAGCAGTATATACTTCTATTTTAATATACTTGTTGGCAGGGACAGCCACCAGCTGGTttcctacttttaaaggtcagtaTAGTACTACGTTTGAGTTGAACAATTTCCTGTGCAACCTAACATGCAGTGGTGTCCTTTTTTTTAAGAAGGGACAGGTAATGCGCTGCAGCCCCCCTATATGGGTCACTAATGTCACAAGTTTACTGTTGAAGATTATGTCCGTGCATGCAGTAAGTACAAGCAAG GGGCCAGGAACCAACTGCAACCGGTGA
- the LOC100275467 gene encoding uncharacterized protein isoform X3 — protein MWGKEQEEGRIRNLMQQIGEERRKLSYFEGNVVWLEVQKHTDLIGLGSCRSRTRLHSPQVELPGCSALVRPSIPPPVLALTDAGKCNQIKEVAVYTSILIYLLAGTATSWFPTFKEGTGNALQPPYMGH, from the exons ATGTGGGGGAAAGAACAGGAGGAAGGCCGGATCCGGAATCTCATGCAGCAGATCGGGGAAGAAAGGAGGAAGCTTTCTTACTTTGAGGGGAATGTTGTCTGGCTCGAGGTGCAGAAACATACAGATCTCATCGGTCTAGGTTCTTGTCGATCTCGGACCAGGCTTCATTCCCCTCAAGTGGAGCTCCCGGGCTGTTCCGCGCTCGTACGTCCGTCGATTCCCCCTCCTGTTCTTGCC CTGACTGATGCAGGTAAATGCAACCAAATAAAGGAGGTAGCAGTATATACTTCTATTTTAATATACTTGTTGGCAGGGACAGCCACCAGCTGGTttcctacttttaaag AAGGGACAGGTAATGCGCTGCAGCCCCCCTATATGGGTCACTAA
- the LOC100285460 gene encoding homeobox-leucine zipper protein ATHB-6: MERGDCQFTVVPPRQYDEAQFMHQLMVAGDQQDPAGAGRGAAAAGGERKRRFTEEQVRSLETTFHARRAKLEPREKAELARELGLQPRQVAIWFQNKRARWRSKQLEHDYAALRAQFDAMHARVESLRQEKIALAAQVDELRGRLNERQDQSGSCEVNDAEAAADDKRNNSTSSLVQDDGATPPPAAVDASEDSAATGEYYDHVAYEYDGLHDPFVCATPDLWDTWPLLEWNAVA; the protein is encoded by the exons ATGGAGCGCGGCGACTGCCAGTTCACGGTGGTGCCGCCGCGGCAGTACGACGAGGCCCAGTTCATGCACCAGCTGATGGTGGCCGGCGACCAGCAGGACCCCGCGGGCGCGGGGCGGGGAGCTGCCGCCGCCGGCGGGGAGAGGAAGCGGCGGTTCACGGAGGAGCAGGTGCGGTCGCTGGAGACGACGTTCCACGCGCGGCGCGCCAAGCTGGAGCCCCGGGAGAAGGCGGAGCTGGCGCGGGAGCTTGGCCTGCAGCCGCGCCAGGTGGCCATCTGGTTCCAGAATAAGCGTGCGCGGTGGCGCTCCAAGCAGCTGGAGCATGACTACGCCGCGCTCAGGGCTCAGTTCGACGCGATGCACGCCCGCGTCGAGTCGCTCAGGCAGGAGAAGATCGCGCTCGCCGCGCAG GTAGACGAGCTGCGGGGGAGGCTGAACGAGCGGCAAGACCAGAGCGGCAGCTGCGAGGTCAACgacgcggaggcggcggcggacgACAAGAGGAACAATAGCACCAGCTCCCTCGTGCAGGACGACGGCGCCACGCCGCCGCCGGCTGCAGTAGACGCCTCCGAGGACTCGGCGGCGACCGGCGAGTACTACGACCACGTCGCGTACGAGTACGATGGCCTGCACGACCCCTTCGTCTGCGCCACTCCGGACCTGTGGGATACGTGGCCGCTGCTGGAGTGGAACGCGGTGGCCTGA